A section of the Corynebacterium auris genome encodes:
- the bioB gene encoding biotin synthase BioB, translating into MSASILDVARTKVLENGEGLNEAELLEVLRIPDEHLQELLDLAHQVRIRHCGVEVSLEGIISLKTGGCPEDCHFCSQSGLFESPVRAVTLNIAELVEAAKQSEKMGASEFCIVAAVKGPTQNLLDQVREAITAITAEVDISISASLGILTREQAKQLREMGVSRYNHNFETARSFFPNVVTTHTWEERKNTLEFVRAEGMETCCGGIIGLGETLEQRAEFATQLAAVEPHEVPMNFLDPRPGTPFADRPLVPQGEALRAVAAFRLAMPTAQLRFAGGTELALGDDGTEAGLLGGANAIIGGNYLTTLGRPIERDRDLVDRIAPRRNLGITPLEETIKAL; encoded by the coding sequence ATGTCTGCATCGATCCTCGACGTCGCCCGCACCAAGGTCCTTGAGAACGGCGAAGGCCTCAACGAGGCCGAGCTGCTGGAGGTCCTCCGGATCCCGGACGAGCACCTGCAGGAGCTGCTCGATCTCGCCCACCAGGTGCGCATCCGCCACTGCGGTGTGGAGGTGAGCCTGGAAGGCATCATCTCGCTCAAGACCGGCGGCTGCCCCGAGGACTGCCACTTCTGCTCCCAGTCCGGCCTGTTCGAGTCGCCGGTGCGCGCCGTCACCCTCAACATCGCCGAGCTGGTGGAGGCCGCGAAGCAGTCCGAGAAGATGGGCGCGAGCGAGTTCTGCATCGTCGCCGCCGTGAAGGGCCCCACCCAGAACCTGCTGGACCAGGTGCGCGAGGCCATCACCGCGATCACGGCGGAGGTGGACATCTCCATCTCGGCCTCGCTGGGCATCCTCACCCGCGAGCAGGCGAAGCAGTTGCGCGAGATGGGTGTGAGCCGCTACAACCACAACTTTGAAACGGCGCGCTCCTTCTTCCCCAACGTGGTTACCACCCACACCTGGGAGGAGCGCAAGAACACCCTCGAGTTCGTCCGCGCGGAGGGCATGGAGACCTGCTGCGGCGGCATCATCGGGCTCGGCGAGACCCTGGAGCAGCGCGCGGAGTTTGCCACGCAGCTCGCCGCGGTGGAGCCGCACGAGGTGCCCATGAACTTCCTCGACCCGCGCCCGGGCACCCCGTTTGCGGACCGCCCGCTCGTCCCGCAGGGCGAGGCGCTGCGCGCGGTCGCGGCGTTTCGCCTGGCCATGCCCACCGCGCAGCTGCGCTTCGCGGGCGGCACGGAGCTCGCGCTCGGCGACGACGGCACGGAGGCCGGCCTGCTGGGCGGCGCGAACGCCATCATCGGCGGTAACTACCTGACCACCCTGGGCCGCCCGATCGAGCGAGACCGCGACCTGGTGGACAGGATCGCCCCGCGCCGCAACCTGGGCATCACCCCGCTCGAAGAGACCATCAAGGCCCTCTAA
- a CDS encoding MetQ/NlpA family ABC transporter substrate-binding protein, whose amino-acid sequence MSVSKKFAAGVLASALALAGCSSAEDDANTIRVATSPGPYSELFQQGIDPLLQEQGYSLEYTNFSDLQQAETSVAEGDNDLIVDQHSAYMEVFNDETGSNLAAIIEVPTVPSALYSKQHAGLDDVAEGHSVGIPQDASNKSRALNILVDAGWVTLKPDADRALLSEADIEDNIHQLEIRPMDSAQLPRALDDVDWAVIPGSISYSSNVNQDWSHFQENLRPELILVAATQEEQVDSQWAQDVADAYQSPEFEQFMAEENENGYWYIPDYN is encoded by the coding sequence TTGTCTGTTTCTAAGAAGTTCGCCGCCGGTGTCCTCGCTTCCGCCCTGGCCTTGGCCGGGTGCTCGTCCGCAGAGGACGACGCCAACACCATCCGGGTCGCCACCTCCCCGGGGCCCTACTCCGAGCTTTTCCAGCAGGGCATTGACCCTCTGCTGCAGGAGCAGGGCTACTCGCTGGAGTACACCAACTTCTCCGACCTGCAGCAGGCGGAGACCTCGGTGGCTGAGGGTGACAACGACCTCATCGTGGACCAGCACAGCGCGTACATGGAGGTCTTCAACGACGAGACCGGTTCCAACCTCGCTGCCATTATCGAGGTGCCCACGGTCCCCTCGGCGCTGTACTCCAAGCAGCACGCCGGCCTCGATGACGTTGCGGAGGGCCACAGCGTGGGCATCCCCCAGGACGCGTCGAACAAGTCCCGCGCGCTCAACATTCTCGTCGACGCCGGTTGGGTCACGCTCAAGCCCGACGCGGACCGGGCCCTGCTGAGCGAGGCGGACATCGAGGACAATATCCACCAGCTGGAGATCCGCCCGATGGATTCGGCGCAGCTGCCGCGCGCGCTTGACGACGTTGACTGGGCCGTCATCCCCGGGTCCATCTCCTATTCCTCCAACGTCAACCAGGACTGGAGCCACTTCCAGGAGAACTTGCGGCCGGAGCTGATCCTCGTCGCGGCGACGCAGGAGGAACAGGTGGACTCGCAGTGGGCCCAGGACGTCGCCGACGCCTACCAGTCGCCGGAGTTCGAGCAGTTCATGGCCGAGGAAAACGAGAACGGCTACTGGTACATCCCGGACTACAACTAA
- a CDS encoding glutaminase: MTTPVPEYLNRILDNVRDRDGGEVADHIEDLKNADPDKLGLAVCTATGHVYSVGDDEYEFSIQSIAKPFVYALALEELGPDTVHERVGVEPSGEAFNELSLDEETHIPSNPMINAGAITVNQLINGPDETVEQRVEIIRSFFSRLAGRELSIDEDLVEHEITTAHRNFAIAFLLREFGMLSDEAHDAVNSYTQQCSILVTIKDLAIMAATLANGGVQPVTGERVLSARACRVTQAVMTSCGMYDGSGRWMVNVGIPAKSGVSGGLIGTMPGQLGIASLSPRLNKEGNSVRGVEIFRQLSATFGLNLMSSDYYAAPGIKSVDRGRDRTVVELQGLINFTAAEKIIHDLTDMKLETDYLVLDVSHVTSFNKAGRMLIKEGFREFRDAGCEVKIYDPDGAMLDYEFSDGTSVEAIEDFSTSFEVPASREKVYRAISNPKEWWQNATIEGKADERGDAFKLDEEEQHARFTVEEASDGDRLVWHAEPENGEDEDTSWSGTDIIFELEEGEGDETRVTLTHRGMLPHDERYEEIADGWRKRMDELKRRSEQD, from the coding sequence ATGACTACTCCTGTGCCCGAATACCTGAACCGCATCCTCGACAACGTGCGCGACCGCGACGGCGGCGAGGTGGCGGACCATATTGAGGACCTCAAGAACGCGGACCCGGACAAGCTCGGGCTTGCCGTGTGCACCGCCACCGGGCACGTGTACTCAGTGGGCGACGACGAGTACGAGTTTTCCATCCAGTCCATCGCCAAGCCCTTCGTGTACGCGCTGGCGCTGGAGGAGCTCGGCCCGGACACCGTGCACGAGCGGGTGGGCGTGGAGCCCTCGGGCGAGGCGTTCAACGAGCTGTCCCTGGACGAGGAGACGCACATCCCCTCCAACCCGATGATCAACGCGGGCGCGATCACGGTAAACCAGCTGATCAACGGCCCCGACGAGACGGTGGAGCAGCGGGTGGAAATCATCCGCTCGTTCTTCTCCCGCCTGGCGGGCCGCGAGCTGAGCATCGACGAGGACCTCGTGGAGCACGAGATCACCACCGCGCACCGCAACTTCGCCATCGCCTTCCTCCTGCGCGAGTTCGGCATGCTGAGCGACGAAGCCCACGACGCCGTCAACAGCTACACGCAGCAGTGCTCGATCCTGGTGACCATCAAGGACCTCGCCATCATGGCGGCCACGCTCGCCAACGGCGGGGTGCAGCCGGTGACGGGGGAGCGCGTGCTCTCGGCGCGAGCGTGCCGGGTCACGCAGGCTGTGATGACCTCGTGCGGCATGTACGACGGCTCGGGGCGGTGGATGGTCAACGTGGGCATCCCGGCGAAGTCGGGCGTGTCCGGGGGGCTGATCGGCACGATGCCGGGGCAGCTGGGTATTGCGTCGCTAAGCCCGCGGCTCAATAAGGAGGGCAACTCCGTGCGCGGCGTGGAGATCTTCCGGCAGCTGTCCGCGACCTTCGGGCTGAACCTCATGTCCTCGGACTACTACGCCGCGCCGGGCATCAAGTCGGTCGACCGCGGCCGCGACCGCACGGTGGTGGAGCTGCAGGGGCTGATCAACTTCACCGCGGCGGAGAAGATCATCCACGACCTGACGGACATGAAGCTGGAGACGGACTACCTTGTCCTCGACGTCTCGCACGTGACCAGCTTCAACAAGGCGGGGCGGATGCTCATTAAGGAAGGCTTCCGCGAATTCCGCGACGCCGGCTGCGAGGTGAAAATCTACGACCCGGACGGCGCGATGCTGGACTACGAGTTCTCGGACGGCACCTCCGTGGAGGCCATCGAGGACTTCTCCACCTCCTTCGAGGTGCCTGCCTCGCGCGAGAAGGTCTACCGCGCGATCTCCAACCCCAAGGAGTGGTGGCAGAACGCGACGATCGAGGGCAAGGCAGACGAACGGGGCGACGCGTTCAAGCTCGACGAAGAGGAGCAGCACGCCCGCTTCACCGTGGAGGAGGCGAGCGATGGCGACCGGCTGGTCTGGCACGCCGAGCCGGAAAACGGCGAGGACGAGGACACCTCGTGGAGCGGCACCGACATCATCTTCGAGCTCGAGGAAGGCGAGGGCGACGAGACGCGCGTGACGCTCACCCACCGCGGCATGCTGCCCCACGACGAGCGCTACGAGGAGATCGCCGACGGCTGGCGCAAGCGCATGGACGAGCTGAAGCGCCGCTCTGAGCAGGACTGA
- a CDS encoding M20/M25/M40 family metallo-hydrolase, whose product MASSLTDSTLDLLKELISNACVNDLTADSGHEVRNADTLARFFDGTDVKVQRFEPHPGRVSIAFTVEGSDPDAEPLTLLGHTDVVPADTGKWTQDPFAADEVDGRIYGRGATDMLYITAAMAAVTREVALADTPPRGTLTFVGCADEEARGGLGAGWLAENAADAFSWKNCLSEEGGSHLPVADGSDAIAVVVGEKGAAQRRLTVRGDAGHGSIPYGRESAIALIAEVARRVAALEPEVRSDDLWENYVRAFRFDPDTEQELLEGRNYDALGDLARNSHAMSHLTISPTVLRAGSAINVLPSTAYLELDIRPLPGQTQEDIDALLRSGLGDLAERVEIEHLITEDATVSPAEGPLFSAIVDTIGEFFPDVPVVPILSAGGSDLRFGRRQGGVGYGFALHRTATLGGVLDQLHGHDEYVEVQDVELTAQAYRSLVRRFLGA is encoded by the coding sequence ATGGCTTCCTCCCTTACAGACTCAACCCTGGACCTGCTCAAGGAGCTCATCTCCAACGCCTGCGTCAACGACCTCACCGCCGATTCCGGCCACGAGGTGCGCAACGCCGACACCCTTGCGCGCTTCTTCGACGGAACCGACGTGAAAGTGCAGCGCTTCGAGCCCCACCCCGGCCGCGTCTCCATCGCCTTCACCGTCGAGGGCAGCGACCCCGACGCGGAGCCGCTCACCCTGCTCGGCCACACCGACGTCGTGCCCGCCGACACCGGGAAGTGGACGCAGGACCCCTTCGCCGCCGACGAGGTGGACGGGCGCATCTACGGCCGCGGCGCCACCGACATGCTCTACATCACCGCCGCCATGGCGGCGGTGACCAGGGAGGTCGCGCTCGCCGACACGCCGCCGCGCGGCACCCTCACCTTCGTCGGCTGCGCGGACGAGGAGGCCCGCGGCGGGCTCGGCGCGGGCTGGCTCGCCGAAAACGCCGCGGACGCTTTCAGCTGGAAAAACTGCCTCTCCGAGGAGGGCGGCTCCCACCTGCCGGTCGCCGACGGCTCGGACGCGATCGCCGTGGTCGTCGGCGAGAAGGGCGCCGCGCAGCGCCGCCTCACCGTCCGCGGCGACGCCGGACACGGCTCCATCCCCTACGGCCGCGAATCCGCCATCGCCCTCATCGCCGAGGTGGCCCGGCGCGTCGCCGCGCTTGAGCCCGAGGTGCGCTCCGACGACCTGTGGGAAAACTACGTGCGCGCCTTCCGCTTCGACCCGGACACCGAGCAAGAGCTCCTCGAGGGGCGCAACTACGACGCGCTCGGCGACCTAGCGCGCAACTCCCACGCCATGAGCCACCTGACCATCTCACCCACCGTCCTGCGCGCCGGCTCCGCCATTAACGTGCTGCCCTCGACGGCCTACCTGGAACTGGATATCCGCCCCCTGCCCGGGCAGACCCAAGAGGACATCGACGCGCTGCTGCGCTCCGGGCTGGGGGACCTCGCCGAGCGCGTCGAAATCGAGCACCTCATCACCGAGGACGCCACCGTCTCCCCCGCCGAGGGCCCGCTGTTCAGCGCGATCGTGGACACCATCGGTGAGTTCTTCCCCGACGTCCCCGTCGTCCCCATCCTCTCCGCCGGCGGCTCCGACCTGCGCTTTGGCCGCCGCCAGGGCGGCGTGGGCTACGGCTTCGCCCTCCACCGCACGGCCACTCTCGGCGGGGTCCTGGACCAGCTGCACGGCCACGACGAATACGTCGAGGTCCAGGACGTCGAGCTGACGGCCCAGGCATACCGCTCGCTGGTGCGCCGCTTCCTCGGGGCGTAG
- a CDS encoding MFS transporter codes for MSNLSTPAQRWGFFAVISLGLFMIGLDNSILYTALPTLEAQLETSTTEALWIINAYPLVLSGLLLGTGALGDKIGHRLMFVIGLVIFGVASLAAAYSPSPLALIGARALLGVGAATMMPATLALIRLTFPDEQERNTAIGIWGSVAVVGAGLGPLVGGALLEAFWWGSVFLINVPIVVLALLLTLALAPENVPNPAKHWDVISSIYALVALSGLTATIKEAANPERSIALLLAVAAAALVGGALFGRRQTKLDDPLLTFDIFRSRLFTGGVVAAAGGMVVMAGTELNTTQRLQLVDGFTPLQAGTVLIAMAAAALPASVLGGANLHRVGFLPLVAGGFTAAAAGLALATWASRADNLVVFVVALVVLGWSAGSIMSVASVAIIGAAPMSRSGMAAGVEEVSYEFGTLLTVSVTGSLLPVWLARNLEVAGYNEAYVGAYNSVLLLLLGAAVVFALVTWWCFRDNPKSGEVRPSA; via the coding sequence ATGAGCAACTTGTCGACGCCCGCCCAGCGCTGGGGCTTTTTCGCTGTCATTTCTCTGGGCCTGTTCATGATCGGCCTGGACAATTCCATCCTTTACACTGCGCTGCCCACGCTCGAGGCGCAGCTGGAAACCTCGACCACTGAGGCGCTGTGGATCATCAACGCCTACCCGCTCGTGCTCTCCGGCCTGCTGCTGGGCACCGGCGCGCTGGGCGACAAGATCGGCCACCGCCTCATGTTCGTTATCGGGCTGGTGATCTTCGGGGTGGCTTCGCTGGCGGCGGCGTACTCGCCGTCGCCGCTGGCGCTCATCGGCGCGCGGGCGCTGCTCGGGGTGGGCGCGGCGACGATGATGCCGGCGACGCTGGCCCTGATCCGCCTGACGTTCCCGGACGAGCAGGAGCGCAACACCGCCATCGGTATCTGGGGCTCGGTCGCGGTCGTCGGCGCCGGACTCGGACCGCTGGTGGGCGGCGCGCTGCTCGAGGCATTCTGGTGGGGCTCCGTCTTCCTCATCAACGTGCCCATCGTGGTGCTCGCGCTGCTGCTCACCCTCGCGCTCGCGCCCGAGAACGTGCCCAACCCGGCGAAGCACTGGGACGTCATCTCCTCCATCTATGCCCTGGTCGCGCTGTCGGGCCTGACGGCCACGATCAAGGAGGCGGCCAACCCGGAGCGCTCGATCGCGTTGCTGCTCGCCGTCGCGGCGGCGGCACTGGTGGGCGGGGCGCTGTTTGGGCGTCGCCAAACAAAGCTCGATGACCCGCTCTTGACCTTCGACATCTTCCGCTCGCGCCTGTTCACCGGCGGTGTGGTTGCGGCGGCCGGCGGCATGGTGGTTATGGCTGGCACCGAGCTCAACACGACGCAGAGGCTCCAGCTTGTCGACGGCTTCACCCCCCTCCAGGCCGGTACCGTTCTCATCGCCATGGCGGCTGCGGCTCTGCCGGCCTCCGTGCTCGGCGGGGCGAACCTGCACCGCGTCGGTTTCCTGCCCCTCGTCGCGGGTGGCTTTACCGCGGCCGCAGCGGGCCTCGCCCTGGCTACTTGGGCCTCCCGCGCCGACAACCTGGTGGTTTTCGTCGTTGCGCTGGTCGTCCTGGGGTGGAGCGCAGGCTCGATCATGTCGGTCGCCTCCGTGGCCATCATCGGGGCGGCGCCGATGTCGCGCTCCGGCATGGCGGCCGGGGTGGAGGAGGTCTCCTACGAGTTCGGCACCCTGCTCACCGTCTCGGTCACCGGCTCGCTCCTGCCGGTCTGGCTGGCCCGCAACCTCGAGGTGGCGGGCTACAACGAGGCATACGTGGGGGCCTACAACTCCGTGCTGCTGCTTCTGCTCGGAGCAGCGGTTGTGTTCGCGCTGGTGACGTGGTGGTGCTTCCGCGATAACCCCAAGTCGGGCGAGGTGCGCCCGAGCGCATAG
- a CDS encoding transporter substrate-binding domain-containing protein translates to MAALALGASLLGACGSIPADSEGTYDRARGATLVVGVSEHHPWAVVDDGTGEVTGVEADVVRGFADSIGADVEWKVGPESVLADWVDKGEADVMIGGLTASSPWSDTVALTRPYTTVESAAGEKEKMVMAVPMGENKLLVALERYLAREAGEI, encoded by the coding sequence ATGGCGGCGCTCGCCCTCGGCGCCTCGCTTCTCGGCGCCTGCGGGTCGATCCCCGCCGACTCCGAGGGAACCTATGACCGCGCCCGCGGCGCCACCCTCGTGGTCGGCGTCTCCGAGCACCACCCCTGGGCCGTTGTGGACGACGGCACGGGGGAAGTCACGGGCGTCGAGGCCGATGTGGTGCGCGGTTTCGCGGACTCCATCGGCGCGGACGTGGAGTGGAAGGTGGGCCCCGAAAGCGTGCTCGCCGACTGGGTGGATAAGGGCGAGGCCGACGTGATGATCGGCGGGCTGACCGCGTCCTCGCCGTGGTCGGACACCGTCGCTCTGACCAGGCCGTACACCACCGTGGAGAGCGCGGCGGGGGAGAAAGAGAAGATGGTCATGGCGGTGCCGATGGGCGAAAACAAGCTGCTGGTCGCCCTGGAGCGCTACCTGGCGCGCGAGGCGGGGGAGATCTGA
- a CDS encoding cation diffusion facilitator family transporter has translation MGTVNEASTGSGVEVLPKEVGEVLRRAVRLNLLSLLVLAVTVTVVGLVTGQSQAMKTAWFEDLLSFLPPLAFLVGTRVIKKRPDAKHPYGHHRAIEVGHVVAGAALLAMGILLLYGAVKGLVGQEKPPIGTVVLFGHSVWLGWLMVAVLVVTGIPPVILGRMKLKLAEPLHDKVLYADADMNKANWMTSASTIVGVLGIGVGLWWMDAVAASIVAVSIVRDGVLNLRTAMLDLTDARATDLDGAPHPLIERIEQTARGTDWVDTAAARVRDEGHVFHVELFAVPHEGQDPSVAQLRELRESLHAVDFKVHDVVVAAVRTIPVYLEEEDR, from the coding sequence ATGGGCACCGTCAACGAGGCGAGCACCGGCTCGGGCGTCGAGGTGCTGCCGAAAGAGGTCGGTGAGGTGCTGCGCCGGGCGGTGCGGCTTAACCTCCTGAGCCTGCTCGTCCTCGCGGTGACGGTGACGGTGGTCGGGTTGGTCACCGGGCAATCCCAGGCCATGAAAACCGCCTGGTTCGAGGACCTGTTGTCGTTCCTTCCTCCCCTCGCGTTCCTTGTGGGCACGCGGGTGATCAAGAAGCGCCCCGACGCCAAGCACCCGTACGGCCACCACCGCGCCATCGAGGTCGGACACGTCGTCGCCGGGGCGGCGCTTCTGGCCATGGGCATTCTGCTGCTCTACGGTGCGGTGAAGGGGCTGGTCGGGCAGGAAAAACCGCCGATCGGCACCGTGGTGCTCTTTGGCCACAGCGTGTGGTTGGGGTGGCTCATGGTGGCGGTACTCGTGGTCACGGGGATCCCGCCGGTGATCCTCGGGCGGATGAAGCTGAAGCTGGCGGAGCCGCTGCACGACAAGGTTCTCTACGCCGACGCCGACATGAACAAGGCGAACTGGATGACCTCGGCGTCCACCATCGTTGGTGTGCTGGGGATCGGTGTGGGCCTGTGGTGGATGGACGCGGTTGCCGCGTCCATCGTGGCCGTTTCCATCGTGCGGGACGGGGTGCTTAACCTGCGCACCGCCATGCTCGACCTCACGGACGCCCGCGCGACCGACTTGGACGGCGCCCCGCACCCGCTGATCGAGCGCATCGAGCAGACCGCGCGCGGGACGGACTGGGTGGACACGGCGGCCGCGCGCGTGCGCGACGAGGGCCACGTGTTCCACGTCGAGCTTTTCGCCGTCCCGCACGAGGGGCAGGACCCGTCGGTCGCGCAACTGCGCGAGCTGCGGGAGTCGCTCCACGCCGTGGATTTCAAGGTGCACGACGTGGTGGTCGCAGCCGTGCGCACGATCCCCGTGTACCTGGAAGAGGAGGACAGGTAG
- a CDS encoding methionine ABC transporter ATP-binding protein, producing MANEPIITFHDVTKSFDGFNALEGINLAVARGSIHGIIGTSGAGKSTLLRTINGLERATRGSVEVLGQDPSRLGRKQLSQLRRSVPMVFQADNLLGSKTVAENVAMPLVLAGEKNAARSPRVAEVLGLVGLGDRAEHYPSQLSGGQRQRAGIARALVTNPQVVLCDEPTSALDPVTTTQILALLSEINTELGITIVIITHQMSVVARLADWITVLDAGAIVEAAPARDIFMRPQAPVTKDFVGSAAPQAPGGDEGEQHAYPRVIRVSTTHAPQDILSSVAQSANEAPALIRADSFELRAEVVHNLTLGLSRPFDPTALNDEATTAEEVSTP from the coding sequence ATGGCCAACGAACCCATCATCACGTTCCACGACGTTACGAAGAGCTTCGACGGCTTCAACGCCCTCGAAGGAATAAACCTCGCCGTCGCCCGTGGTTCCATCCACGGCATCATCGGCACCTCCGGGGCCGGCAAATCCACCCTGTTGCGCACGATCAACGGGCTGGAGCGCGCCACCCGGGGCAGTGTCGAGGTCCTCGGCCAGGACCCGTCCCGGCTCGGCCGCAAGCAGCTCTCCCAGCTGCGCCGCTCGGTGCCGATGGTGTTCCAGGCCGACAACCTCCTCGGCTCGAAGACGGTGGCGGAGAACGTGGCCATGCCGCTCGTTCTGGCCGGCGAGAAGAACGCCGCGCGCAGCCCCCGCGTCGCCGAGGTTCTGGGTCTGGTGGGGCTGGGGGACCGCGCCGAGCACTACCCCTCGCAGCTGTCCGGCGGCCAGCGGCAACGGGCCGGTATCGCGCGGGCGCTGGTGACCAACCCGCAGGTCGTGCTGTGCGACGAGCCAACCAGCGCACTCGACCCGGTGACCACGACGCAGATCCTCGCCTTGCTCTCTGAGATCAACACGGAGCTGGGTATCACTATCGTCATCATCACCCACCAGATGAGCGTTGTCGCCCGCCTCGCGGACTGGATCACCGTGCTCGACGCGGGCGCGATCGTGGAGGCCGCCCCGGCCCGCGACATTTTCATGCGCCCGCAGGCGCCGGTGACGAAGGACTTCGTGGGCTCGGCCGCGCCCCAGGCCCCCGGCGGAGACGAGGGCGAACAGCACGCCTACCCCCGCGTCATCCGCGTGAGCACAACCCACGCGCCGCAGGACATCCTCTCCAGCGTCGCGCAGTCGGCCAACGAGGCCCCGGCACTGATCCGCGCGGACTCCTTTGAGCTGCGCGCCGAGGTTGTGCACAACTTAACCCTGGGCCTGTCGCGGCCCTTCGATCCCACTGCCCTCAACGACGAGGCCACCACGGCGGAGGAGGTTTCTACCCCATGA
- a CDS encoding alpha-amylase family protein: protein MIEQTIWWHVYPLGATGAPVRERDGKDAGHRLRALGPWLDYLIELGCNGLLLGPIFESVGHGYDTLEHYAIDSRLGDDSDFDWLVRECHSRGINLVLDGVFNHVARTHPAVADGLAGRSSWEGHEELATLHHDDPRVVDLVADVMAFWLRRGIAGWRLDVAYAVPPEFWRAVLARVREEFPEALFLGEVIHGDYAGIAEAATLNSVTQYELWKALWSSIKDVNFWELDHALGRHSAVCEKTLPNTFVGNHDVDRIASTVGPDGAVLALALVMVLPGMPSIYYGDEQGFTGLRSEGFAADDAVRPELPASPAELSPLGGWIFEQHQALIGLRRRNPWLTRARVEVVDKTNETISIRSFDAEHELLIDAWLTPAPGIRVSAGGETLHRWSAGQ, encoded by the coding sequence ATGATCGAGCAGACCATCTGGTGGCACGTCTACCCGCTCGGCGCCACGGGCGCGCCCGTGCGCGAGCGCGACGGGAAAGACGCCGGGCACCGCCTGCGCGCGCTGGGGCCGTGGCTCGACTACCTCATTGAGCTCGGCTGCAACGGGCTGCTGCTCGGGCCGATCTTCGAGTCCGTCGGCCACGGCTACGACACCCTCGAGCACTACGCCATCGACTCCCGCCTGGGCGACGACTCAGACTTCGACTGGCTGGTGCGCGAGTGCCACAGCCGCGGGATCAACCTCGTGCTCGACGGCGTGTTCAACCACGTGGCGCGCACGCACCCCGCGGTGGCGGACGGTCTGGCGGGCCGGTCGAGCTGGGAGGGCCACGAGGAGCTGGCCACCCTGCATCACGACGACCCGCGCGTGGTGGACCTCGTCGCCGACGTCATGGCGTTTTGGCTGCGCCGCGGCATCGCCGGCTGGCGCCTCGACGTGGCGTACGCGGTGCCGCCGGAGTTCTGGCGCGCGGTCCTCGCCCGGGTGCGCGAGGAGTTCCCGGAGGCGCTGTTTCTCGGCGAGGTCATCCACGGCGATTACGCGGGCATCGCGGAGGCCGCCACGCTGAACTCTGTCACCCAGTACGAGCTGTGGAAGGCGCTGTGGTCCTCCATCAAGGACGTGAACTTCTGGGAGCTCGACCACGCCCTGGGCCGCCACAGCGCGGTGTGCGAGAAAACGCTGCCCAACACCTTCGTGGGCAACCACGACGTCGACCGCATCGCCAGCACCGTCGGCCCGGACGGCGCGGTCCTCGCGCTGGCCCTGGTGATGGTGCTGCCCGGCATGCCCAGCATCTACTACGGCGACGAGCAGGGCTTCACGGGCCTGCGCTCCGAAGGCTTCGCGGCGGACGACGCCGTGCGCCCCGAACTTCCCGCCAGCCCCGCCGAGCTCTCCCCGCTGGGCGGCTGGATTTTCGAGCAGCACCAGGCGCTCATCGGCCTGCGCCGGCGCAACCCGTGGCTCACCCGCGCGCGCGTGGAGGTGGTGGACAAGACCAACGAGACCATTTCGATCCGCAGCTTCGACGCCGAGCACGAGCTGCTTATCGACGCCTGGCTTACCCCCGCCCCCGGCATCCGCGTCAGCGCGGGCGGGGAGACGCTCCACCGCTGGTCGGCGGGGCAGTAG
- a CDS encoding SPFH domain-containing protein, with protein sequence MFSGLFTRQYDLEAWQPSFPRSPVPRPGHIVLRSRNGEVTALRRPGLARPSDLFQQVDQRRRQLSFAPQRIPTAEGLDVTLTFVLTVRVADAVRYVSASADPASEVYLAAQIALRELISTTQLSELIGTRIDLSPVASAAATAGLDVGLAVEDEVHLKDLSLPYAVSEALSQAEVDKLTAAADLERARTEVKITRARLGTAKVLEQNPLLAKIRLLEALPPGTTLEVRDS encoded by the coding sequence ATGTTTTCCGGTCTTTTCACCCGCCAATACGACCTCGAGGCCTGGCAGCCCTCCTTCCCGCGCAGCCCCGTCCCCCGGCCGGGCCACATCGTGCTGCGCTCCCGGAACGGGGAGGTCACCGCGTTGCGACGCCCCGGCCTCGCCCGCCCCTCCGACCTGTTCCAGCAGGTGGACCAGCGCCGCCGCCAACTCTCCTTCGCCCCGCAGCGCATCCCCACCGCCGAGGGGCTCGACGTGACGCTCACCTTCGTGCTCACGGTGCGCGTCGCCGACGCCGTACGCTACGTCAGCGCCTCGGCCGACCCGGCCAGCGAGGTGTACCTGGCGGCGCAGATCGCGCTGCGCGAGCTGATCTCTACCACCCAGCTTTCCGAGCTCATCGGCACCCGCATCGACCTCTCCCCCGTCGCCTCCGCCGCCGCCACGGCGGGCCTGGACGTCGGCCTCGCGGTGGAGGACGAAGTCCACCTCAAGGACCTCTCGCTGCCGTACGCCGTCTCTGAGGCGCTGAGCCAGGCCGAAGTGGACAAGCTCACCGCCGCCGCCGACCTCGAGCGCGCCCGCACCGAAGTCAAGATCACCCGCGCGCGCTTGGGCACGGCGAAGGTCCTCGAGCAGAACCCGCTGCTGGCCAAGATCCGGCTCTTGGAAGCCCTGCCGCCCGGCACGACGCTCGAGGTGCGCGACTCCTAG